CAAACAAGCTAATGCGGGTAGACATAACTTCAAGTGTTACGTTCCACAGATGCTCGAGCAAACATTGGGCATCATCAAGGACGTGCCGTGGAAGTAGAGAGATAGGGTAGGGATACAGAGCTACTATAGGAGGACCTTCAGGAAAAAAAGACGGAGTGTATTAACTGCCGTGGCAAGCACCCCACAAACAGCGCAGAATGTCCAGAAAAGAAGAAAATGACAAAAATCGCGGAGAAAATGCAACAGGAGAAGCTGAGCTACCAGGAGGTCAAAAACGggtttcttcaaaatattttttttttaaatttctttgtatttgtgaactttaacttaatgctaatttttCACACACTTCAAAATCAGTTACAGCTACTGGAGGGCTAAGAGGACGAATTCCCAGCATTCGACACAGATGAGAGAAGATTAGAGTCAGGAACAAATTCCGGCAGGGGAACATGTTGGACACGAAGGCCGAGCCATCGCACAACAACGGGACGTGAAAATGAGAGAAGAGAACATCCAAGTAGCAACAGGCCAGGCCAAATCGTCAACAGTAGCTAGCCTACAGGAAACAGGGCTCAAGCCAGGCGACGCTCGCTAACTGAACTGTTGTCAaaacccagttatcgagcggaagctgtagtaaaaaaaaactatgaagaaAGTAAACTAAAGCGATAGAAGGACTGAATAGCAATTTATGTACAACCCGGATGAGATGCAGGATGATTTGAAGAAAAATAGAGGAAGCAAGCTACAATGTCAGAAAAAAGGAAGCGAACTGTCTGAAGAAGTGGTGTAACGGAGAAATCCAACAGGTGTACAACGAAAAAAAGAGAAAAGCTGAAGAACTACAATGAAAACAAAACGCTGAAGACGCAATTGGAGCTGCAGAAAACAAGAGCGATATTTAAGAGAATGGTACGAAAGGAGAAACGAAGATATGAAAGAAAAATGAAGGAGAAAATCAACGAACGAACGCcatcaaaaaaaatctggagcatCATACGTATTCAGTCCACTGACCGAAAGTAAACGAGGAGCAGAACAAAACCCAGAGCAAAAACAGCAGAAGACTTCGTCAAAAGCAATAATGAAGAAAAACAGGGAGAGCTGAGGTACATGACACGGCAACTGGCTGAAACCAATTCGACGCAAGAAGTGCTCAGCTTCGAGGAGTTACAGAGCATACTCAGAGGGAAGAAAGACCACTCTTCACCAGGATTGGACAACATCTAGTGTGGTCTTCGTAGGAGAAGGGTATGAGACAGTTAGTAAAGCCAATCGCTTCTTGGGAAAGCTTTTCAAGAAAATGGGCGAAAAGGGACTTCGAATAAATCCAGCAAAATGTGCGGCAATCAACTTCAGCAGACACTGAGTGTCAAAGGAGAAAGAATCGAGCTTCAAAACACTTATAAACACCTAGGGTACACCATAGATAAGACACTGAGCGACAGAAAACACATCGAAAGAGTCAAAACGAACTTGGAGAAGAGTATAAACTTGCTAAAAATGCTAGACAATAAAACGAGCCCGTCTAACCCACAAACGCTGCTCAAAATTGGGAATGCAATAGTTCGGTCGAAACTGGAATACGTATCGCGAGTATATGGTAACGCGGCACAAACGCATAAAACAAGCTAGAGACGACCCTAAATTAGTACGTCAGATTATCAATGAGGTACGTCAGGTGTGATGCTAGCGGATAGCGCATCCATGCCGATGGCAAACAGGGTCGAGTGGCTGGCATTGAAAAACACTACATGGAAgaaacccgaacaaaaaaattctggaaaaagcaATGCAAACAAAAAAGGTAACAGAACCTACTCAACGCAACTAGCAGTGGAACACGAGGAAATCTTGGAACAACTAGCAGCAAAATCAGAACAGGGAGAACGATCGAGGAAAACAAAAAGGAAATAGTTCACACCAATGTTCCGGGGATAAGTGAGAAGAAAACAGGGGTCAACCAGCTAAGGTGGCTTAGTTAAAATGAGTCACTCTAAAAACTACTTTGAAACGGTGTTAGTCACGGATTCCAGAAACGTATGTGAAATGCTCAAGTCTGAAACACATGGAAAAACCAAGCACATCGTTAACGAAATTAGCGACATGATAGACAGAGACAATAACCGCAAAATCTACATTCAATGGGTAATAGGCCACGTTGGTATTTGCTGGAACGAAGAAGTAGACAAATTTGCAGTAAACGCAGCAGAAGGAGAAGTTACCAACTCGGAAAAATTAACGCTAGACGACTCAACAAGACTTGCCCAGAAAACAATATTAAACAAATGGCGGGATAAATACAAAACTATTTCTGAGACTAAGGGAAAACTGCACTTTGAATTCGCCAAGGAACCTGGAAAAACTATTAGATGTAAAACACAATACTCACAACCCATCAGAAGATCGTCTTGAACAGGATCAGATCGAACCACTGTATAACAAAGGATAGAAAAGGAAGTTGGGGATGGGAGACAGAGACGGAGTACTACCTTTGAAGGAACACTGGAATATACGCTGTATCACTGCATGAAATGGACAATGgcccgtatgaataaaaagtagtaatCCACAGTTTACTACAATTTTGTAGTAAATACTACAATTATTGGTATGAATAAAAGTAAACAAAGCATTTCCTACTCTACAAGTTTCGAACTTACTACTTTTGTATCGGTATGAATAAAAGTAGTATTTACTACAAGAAATTTGTAGTCTGCTCCTGAGGTTGCTACAAAGTCTGTGATGCGTGTGtatgaataggaggcaatcagtgaagtactagattgaaagtagtgagctggatttttgtatggtgagatgttcaattctccatttctgcaatgaaatggtgcaaacagcgtgggtattatgatttcttgactaatttgatgctgtttgagcaaaagtttgggtaactgtgttgttgaagttgcatgaaatgaataatacaacaacaatgttactcaaacttttgctcaaacagcatcaaattagccaagaaatcatataacccacgctgtttgcacaatttcattgcagaaatgcagaattgaacatctcaccatacaaaaatccagctcactactttcaatctagtacttcactgattgcctcctattcacaACTTGTGtttgcaatggggcacgttcggtgtagtactagatttgtagtaatgagctgaattttagtatggtgagaaggtcaattctccgtttctgcaaagaaatggtgcaaaaagcgtgggtattatgagggctgcaaaacggtgagtcgataaggagagcatccaatatagctctggtcctcacaagttcctacctcatgcttccacgggtcaagcgatgacaaagaccgccagctaagagttgtgtgcttagctggtagtgcagcctgggcactgttgtccttctgacttcagctagattgaggaggtacgatccgagtgtctgttcaccaaggaggtgcggctcaaacagcgtctgttctggcatccagcggctgagtaagaaacgctgcaccacgcccagctagatccaaggtggtagccccatcagcgtggtcgtcccagtgttggttgggacgttaaacagaactggcacgatggccctccggcgagacaggagtgttggcgtaggcccaataagccacccgtaaaaaaacccattgcgaataacataggagaaaatacgactcgatacaatcggcaaagacccacgcgacgaaataaggactacgattggaaacttggaacatggaattgcaagtcactaggtttcgcaggatgtggcaggataatctacgacgaactacatccccgcaacttcgacatcgtggcgttgcaggaactttgttggactggacagaaagtgtggaaaagcgggcatcgagcggctaccttctaccaaagctgtggcaccaccaatgaactgggaacaggatttatagtgttgggcaagatgcgacaacgtgtgatcgggtggcagccgatcaacgcaaggatgtgcatgttgagagttaagggccgtttcttcaactacagcatcatcaacgtccactgcccacacgaagggagacccgatgacgagaaagaagcgttctacgcgcagttagagcaaacatacgatggttgctcgccgcgtgacgtgaaaatcgttgtcggcgacatgaacgcgcaggtaggaagggaggaaatgtacagaccggtaatcgggcgaaacagcctgcacgccgtatcgaatgataacggccagcgatgcgtaaactttgcagcctcccgtggtatggtagtccgaagcaccttcttcccccgcaaagatatccacaaagccacctggagatcacccgaccaacaaacagaaaaccaaatcgaccacgttctaatcgacggtaaattcttctcggatataaccaatgtccgcacataccgcagtgcgaatatagattcggatcactacttagtcgctgtacgcatgcgctcaaaactttcgacagttatcaccacgcgtcgaagtcgaacgccgcgacttaacatcgagcagctgcgtaacgtagaagtggctcaagactacgcgcagcagttagcagtggccctaccaacggaagagcagcttggcgcagctacacttgaagatggctggagggacatccgatccgccataggtagtacctcggctacagcactaggcttcgcgactccgaatcacagaaacgactggtacgacggcgaatgtgaacagttgaaaaacgagaagaatgcagcatgggcgagaatgctgcaacaccgtacgagagcgaatgaggcacgttacaaacaggcgcggaacaggcagaactcagtcttccggatgaagaagcgccagcaggaagaacgagatcgcgaagcgatggaagagctgtaccgcgctaaggacacacgaaagttctacgagaagctgaaccgctcgcgcagaggctttgtgccacaagccgacatgtgccgagataatcacgggaatattttcacgagcgagcgtgaggtagtcgagaggtggcggcagcattacgatgagcacctcaatggcgacattgcaagtaccggaggtggcgtggtaacagatctaggagtatgtgcacaggacgaaagacttccggcccctgaccttcaagagattgaggaggaggttggccggttgaaaaacaacaaagccgctggagcagatcaactaccaagcgagcttctaaaatacggtggagaagcactggtgagagcactacactgggtcattaccaagatttgggaggaggaagtattaccggaggaatggatggaaggtatcgtgtgtcccatctacaaaaagggcgacaagttggattgcggaaactaccgcgcgatcacactactgagcgctgcctacaagatactctctcaaattttatgccgccgtctatcaccgattgcaagagagttcgtggggcaatatcaggctggatttatgggtgaacgcgctacaacggaccagatgttcgccatccgccaggtgttgcagaaatgccgcgaatacaacgtgcccacacatcacttgttcatcgatttcaaagcggcgtatgatacaatcgatcgagaacagctatggcagattatgcacgaatacggattcccggataaactgatacggttgatcaaggcgacgatggatcgagtgatgtgcgtagttcgagtatcagggacactctcgagtcccttcgaatctcgcagagggttacggcaaggtgatggtctttcgtgcttgctgttcaacattgctttggagggtgtaataagaagagcggggataaacacgagtgggacgattttcacgaagtccgttcagctgcttggtttcgccgatgatattgatattattgctcgtaaatttgagacgatggcggaaacgtacatccgactaaagagtgaagccaagcgaatcggattagtcattaatgtgtcgaagacaaagtacatgatggcaaagggctccagggaggaatcaccgcgcccgccaccccgaattcatatcgacggtgatgaaatcgaggcggttgaagaattcgtgtacttgggctcactggtgaccgacgacaacgacaccagcagagaaattcagaggcgcattgtggcaggaaatcgtgcctactttggactccgcagaactctacgatcgaataaagttcgccgtaacacgaagttaaccatctacaaaacgttgattagaccggtcgtcctctatgggcacgaaacatggaccctacgtgcagaggaccaacgcgcccttggagttttcgaacggaaggtgttgcgtaccatctacggcggagtgcagatggaagacgggacttggagaaggcgaatgaaccacgagctgcatcagctgctgagagaaccaaccatcgtccataccgcgaaaatcgggaggctacggtgggcgggtcacgtcatcaggatgtcggatagcaacccgactaaaatggttctcgagagtcatccgaccggtacaagaagacgtggagcgcagcgagctaggtgggtcgaccaagtggaggacgatctgcggaccctacgcagagtgcggaactggagacaaacagccatggaccgagtggaatggaggcggctactatgtacagcagaggccaccccggccttagcctgaccggtaagtaaggtaagtattatgatttcttgcctaatttgatgctgtttgagcaaaactttggataactatgttgtttatgttacaagaaatggagaaaacaacaacactgttccccaaagttttactcaaacagcatcaaattaggcaagaaatcataatacacacgctttttgcaccatttcattgcagaaacggagaattgaccttctcatcatactaattcagctcattactacaaatctagtacttcaccgatctgtcctattctcttTTGACGATtgcgcttatttttttttttttttcaacaaaaagggtaccgtcgtgcggggtgtcattgggccaaagtggggtgacattgggccactattccgcacgtttagaatacgacgggaatgcatattgcGTGCttgactactagaatacataattctaagatactttgcatccaccgttggattctctgacttatattgaatccgtgagatcgatggaccaatgttaccctctaggcccaatgtcaccccgaacgacggtagtcTTCGAGAATGTTTAATTAGATGCAAGTTTCGACGGACATTACCTTCCGGAAACCGATTCAAGTACCATCAAGTTCCAGCAAAATACGATGTTTTGCCGTCGTGGTCCCATGGGGAGGGTTTTTGAGCAATTTACCCCAGATGGAGCACCGTGATGATGTGGCAattgaattttcatgattttttacagaaaatagTGGCTTTTGCTACGgctttttattaatgttttggtGAGTTGAAGTTACTGAGGAAGTCTGTAAGCGTGGCCTGTGGCGCAGCTCGACCGTGAGTGCATGCCGATACACATGGCGCATTTGAGACAGGTTTTCATCCTGCTAAGGTGCCCTCACGATCACCGCGGCATCATGTAAAACGAATGTGGAGTACTTCTTCAGTATTGTTATCTTAAAAGAGAAAACTGTTGCATAAATCACTATTTTGCGACCATAGTTTGTTCTGGATTGCCGACTGGTGGAGAAAAGCAACCGAGAATCAActaccaaaacaaaaacaaataaagtaGTAAATACTACTTCGAAATTTTCGAAAGTAGTATCTACTACATTGTTCGAAAAATGATTTTATTCATACCAAAGCTACTACTTTATCGTGGATCATATTTCAAAGTAGTAACTACAAAGCACGAGTAGttgctactttttattcatacgggcCAATGGTACGGATGAAATTCAACTTACTACACACCTACTAACCACTAAAAACCATATACGGGAAGGAGCAAAGCATCACCGGATTTGTCAAGTAAATCAAGATAGAGATGAGTTACAACcaaaagtgcctaaaataggaccCCCATCAAAGAATTCCacacccaataaaaaaaaaatatcatgcgACCTATTTGCTTATGATTGACAGATCGATTAGCATTGATCAATGAATAAAACTCACCTGATAGATTCCTTCCGCACCGCCCAGATCATCCGCGGAAATATTGTTGCATAGATTGTGAAGACACAGCATTGAGGAAGCTCGCAAGTTGTTAACCCGCTTCAGCAAGTTTTTGTCGTTCTCGGCGAGAATTTGTGCCACGTTTTCCGCTACCGGTTGCGCCTTCTGCCACAGCTTCTCTACCAAACCTAGAGATTTGATCGCTTCCAGCACCTCTACCGGCAGTTTGTCGGTATTTTGCACACTGGTGTTGGCTCCGTTGGTCTCGTAATCGTGAACGCTCTCCGCCTCCGAAAGGTTGTCCTCGTCCATGTCCTCCTGCCATTCGTCTTCTTCGGTCGAGCAAATGTTGGTCAGAATCTCCGCCGCAATTCTTTGGGCCTGTAGGAGCCAGCCTACGTTCCTGACTTCCATTTCCACCTCCGAGGGCATATCGGCTCGTCGTCTTCTCTGGAAGGACTGTTCGGGCGACTCCTGCTCCATTTGATTATCTTCTGTAACCTCCAAATCAGCGACATCCTTTTGCGTCAACAATGGCAACGAACTGGTAACGCTGTTCAAAGCAGCACGATGGTTTACTTCCAGCGTTTTTGACAACGCCTGGAGCAGCTGACTTAGATATGTGGCTGACAGGGCCGGAACGTTGGCGATGACTCCGGCAGCAACAGTACGCAATAGAACACTGGGGTAATCTCCTTCCAGGGCGAGCAACGAGGACAGTTCGTTGCCAAAGTTCGACAGGATCCTCCAAGCTGCCGCATTATCCTCAGAGATCACCAGGAGACATTGAGCGACGGCAACAcctaaaatacagatttttgattaaTGCCGAACTCACCATAAGTAAATTTTCCCATTTTCCTCACAACGGTTTGATTAAACTGTCGATCGTCTGTTTTATAGCAACATTCTTGCCAAATTGTTGATTTATTCGAAGATTTTCAAATTGAGAgtaaagttttatttttattttgtgttGATCTGTTCTGTCATATAAGTTATCTAGTATTTGCTTCATCGAAAAGTAGTTTATTGTCAATTAAGTTGACAATTGCTATTCAGTGCAGTAAAAGAAGTCATTTCGTTAAATTGTTAAGGTATTGGCATCAACAATCTTTGCTTTGATCATGAGCTAGCTTTGAATCATAACTACAAATCTTTGCTTCCCGCCAAGAATGTTTTAAATCACCTTGCAAGTCTGACTTTTTCGCCCATCataaattactttagaaatcGAATTCCAAAATGTGTCACCAACAAAATTTGTCATTTAATGATTATCTAGCTTAACTACTAATTATACTAGCCATCCTAATGGAACGCCATTAATTGTCTGAAGTCAACTTACCAATCTCTTTTCCATAAACAGCCACATCGAGACATTTGACAAAGCTTTCCAGCAGATGGGATTGATTGAAGCTGTCCAGCGCAACCGACGTACTTTCACACAGATTCCAAAGCAAATTCACCGCCTGCAGAAAAGTATCGGACTTCTCATCCATCTGATCCGTAAGATTCTTATCGAATGTCGGCTTCCAGTCGGCGCTGGTGGCATAACAGTTCAGCAACGCCAACAGCGGCGTCTGCACGTCCTGGTCCACCATGTACTCGCAAATCTCCACACTTTGAACGGACAAATTCCGGAAAGCTCCCGCCGTTGCATGCCGCACGCTCCAATCCGAATCCATCAGAAGACTGGCGGCGATCCGAACGATGTCACTTTCCACCACGGCACCAATGTTCACATCGTTCTGGCAAATGGTGGCCAACGTCTGAAGCCCGCAAATCTTCTCCTCCGTGCTGGCCGACTGCAACTGGTCCACGATGGCTTGGATCGGCGAGTCGGATTTTCCGTTTGCCAACTCCTGCTCCACCAGGGCATTTACATCCACCAAACCGGTGGGATTCACCTTTGCCTTGTGGGGCTTACTTTTCTTGGCTTTTCCCATCACTGACCTCGGGAAATCAAGCTAAATTTCCACCgattttccacaaaataaacAGAGCACATGTACCACACCGACGACACGAACGTAAAAATTGCACCACACGCGAGGATGCAAAACGAAAACAACACTGAAACGTCACTTTATTGCGGCGGGTCATTCACAAATGGCAAACTGTTCGAAAACGTGAACTGTAATATTCTGTTCGACTAGTTTGATGCAAGATCAAATCGCCGTAATTTTCTTGAAATGTTCAAAACGGTTAATTTAAAAATACACGAAAAAACAAATTGCTTATAACATGTTAAAATAGCACAAAAATAAGTCAATCTTTTGAACTGTTCACCCAACACTGAATCGTTTTCTctatatccacttatccgcgatttggcggcggcgggcacaaataaccgattcgaattttgacgtttcgtggggatcgcaatcgattggcgccatcaaacggtgggcagaggggtgaggaggagtatgaaactgttttgactttcccccaagaaacgtcaaaatccgaaccggttggacatGCCCGCCACcgtcattaccgctcgcggataagtggatagaatagggtaaaaaatataatttggacaagcacggcgatgtatgccttattgttccggagagctaataaaagtagatacttctcaatatcgattattgaatcaaatagaccctattctgatgacttacgttgaaaatacgcttaacaattaagaatttacttcaaaactttaaactagaattttggctagaaaaatcatcatccatgaaaacgtgtatcgacttttcagattcaaataaaatttatttattactagctgtcccggcaaactttgtcttgccgtcttgtgcactgaaatgaaaactccattagtTTTTATGTGCACAAAGCAGATAAAAGCGAATCGGTGGCCCAAATCCTCATTTTATATGCGGCATTTAGATTTTATAGTGTTTACATTAAATATAATTGAGTTGCACATATTTTTTATATGCACAGCTATGAGTTCTAAAAATGATACATTTACAACCTATGTTAACTGAATATAAATTTTGAGTGTACCGATTTATATttcaaaacgttcaaaaattttcTTTAACGGAAAAATGGTGGAGCAAGCTTGGGAGCAAGAAGAAAGGCTTTTGTTGCTGGCCGAGTTTACGGTCGATATTTTAAGTCTCCTGGTCGTAAGTATTTATTAGTTTTTGAGTGATAAAATTGCATTTGATATGAATCAACGTTTTTTTTATATAGCTTTGCTCAAGTGGAGGTGCTGGTCGTTAAGCAAAAACGCGTCATCGTGGTCTGCCAGATCCACGCGACGAAataggactatgattggaaacttggaacatggaattgcaagtcactaggtttcacaggatgtgacaggataatttacaacgaactacatccccgcaacttcgacatcgtggcgttgcgggaactttgttggactggacagaaagtgtggaaaagcgggcatcgagcggctaccttcttccacaaagaacagacgtccaagctcatgcagtgcggttgtgtaaagcattgcaacgattattttgaaataactgggaatgtggccattacgcggcgctgtcacatttcgaaaaaaggtacaaatttgccgttgttttaccttttggcgctagtgttgcCAAGTGTGCTTCTTCCAAAgccgtggcaccaccaatgaactgggaaccggatttatagtgttgggcaagatgcgacaacgtgtgatcgggtggcagccgatcaacgcaaggatgtgtatGTTGAGGGTTAAgaaccgtttcttcaactacagtatcatcaacgtccactgcccacacgaagggagacctgatgacgagaaagaagcgttctatatgcgcagttagagcaaacatacgatggttgctcgccgcgtgacgtgaaaatcgttgtcggcgacatgaacgcgcaggtaggaagggaggaaatgtacagaccggtaatcaggcgaaacagcctgcacaccgtatcgaatgataatggccagcgatgcgtaaactttgtagcctcccgtggtatggtagtccgaagcaccttcttcccccgcaaagatatccacaaagccacctggagatcacccgaccatcaaacagaaaaccaaatcgaccacgttctagtcgacggtaaattcttctcggatataaccaacgtccgcacataccgcagtgcaaatatagattcggatcactacttagtagctgtatgcatgcgctcaaaactttcgacagttatcaccacgcgtcgaagtcgaacgtcgcgtctcaacatcgagcagctgcgtaacgtagaagtggctcaagactacgcgcagcagctagcagtggccctaccaacggaagagcagcttggcgcagctacacttgaagatggctggagggacatccgatccgccataggtagtacctcggctacagcactaggcttcgcgactccgagtcacaggaacgactggtacgacggcgaatgtgaacagttgaaaaacgagaagaatgcagcacggacgagaatgctgcaacaccgtacgagagcgaatgaggcacgttacaaacaggcgcggaacaggcagaactcagtcttccggatgaagaaacgccagcaggaagaacgagatcgcgaagcgatggaagagctgtaccgcgctaaggacacacgaaagttctacgagaagctgaaccgctcgcgcagaggcttcgtgccacaagccgacatgtgccgagataattacgggaatattctcacgagcgagatttaggagtatgtgcacagggcgaaagacttccggcccctgacctccaagaggttgaggaggaggttgaccggttgaaaaacaacaaagccgctggggcagatcaactaccaagcgagcttctaaaatacggtggagaagcactggtgagagcactacactgggtcattaccaagatatgggaggaggaagtattaccggaggaatggatggaaagtatcgtgtgtctcatctacaaaaagggcgacaagttggattacgggaactatcgcacgatcacactactgagcgcgcacaaggtactctcccaaattttatgccgccgtctatcaccgattgcaagagagttcgtggggcaa
The genomic region above belongs to Aedes albopictus strain Foshan unplaced genomic scaffold, AalbF5 HiC_scaffold_744, whole genome shotgun sequence and contains:
- the LOC109412351 gene encoding HEAT repeat-containing protein 3-like, which translates into the protein MGKAKKSKPHKAKVNPTGLVDVNALVEQELANGKSDSPIQAIVDQLQSASTEEKICGLQTLATICQNDVNIGAVVESDIVRIAASLLMDSDWSVRHATAGAFRNLSVQSVEICEYMVDQDVQTPLLALLNCYATSADWKPTFDKNLTDQMDEKSDTFLQAVNLLWNLCESTSVALDSFNQSHLLESFVKCLDVAVYGKEIGVAVAQCLLVISEDNAAAWRILSNFGNELSSLLALEGDYPSVLLRTVAAGVIANVPALSATYLSQLLQALSKTLEVNHRAALNSVTSSLPLLTQKDVADLEVTEDNQMEQESPEQSFQRRRRADMPSEVEMEVRNVGWLLQAQRIAAEILTNICSTEEDEWQEDMDEDNLSEAESVHDYETNGANTSVQNTDKLPVEVLEAIKSLGLVEKLWQKAQPVAENVAQILAENDKNLLKRVNNLRASSMLCLHNLCNNISADDLGGAEGIYQVWLELGQQVFQGHQNPKLLEASTSLMRATLEHLRKNPELFKQMTESDLQLMLNGVTECQDAEIRANWLRMLGILGCLLPEPLIKLIIDFILTTCLAEQDLWTVSEAMDSMMDIFADNDWNQIVHDLGMVAKCKQLDQRMKSKLKQSKRELNERYPAVSTVRTNLARFCKYLETEMKKFKPSSMEA